One Cryptomeria japonica chromosome 9, Sugi_1.0, whole genome shotgun sequence genomic window carries:
- the LOC131062890 gene encoding heterogeneous nuclear ribonucleoprotein 1, with translation MDSDQGKLFIGGISWETTEDRLKDYFKSFGEVVEAVIMKDRTTGRARGFGFVVFSDPAVADRVVLDKHIIDGRTVEAKKAVPRDDQQSINRANNTGHGSLNQARTKKIFVGGLASTVTESDFRKYFEQFGTITDVVVMYDHGTQRPRGFGFITFDSEDAVDKVLQKNFHDLNGKMVEVKKAVPKELSPSPARTPIGGFGVGGNRGSNFSIGYGQPYNSSPAAGYGVRMDNRYGPNSGGRGGYPTFATAGYGMSATFGPGMNQGYNGGGFSSNFNYGTSPGVNYGGASSGYGGPVGHGGSSAGNGTYTNTQSGGRSMWSQGNLGYSSPSNSTGYMGVGSGNMTGYASGTRAWGSSTSGSGQAAGSSSSLASGSFGYGNVENGYGPSALGAGSYAGRSTGYGVGNLTYGSFGSATGGYGGAYTDMYGSSGYGDTTWGSRTNDSGGTLAGYGLGSTVTDGPSNGSTSYVGGYGDTGRQTHRGVAA, from the exons ATGGATTCAGACCAAGGGAAGCTATTCATTGGTGGGATATCATGGGAGACAACTGAAGATCGACTCAAGGACTATTTTAAGTCTTTTGGAGAGGTTGTTGAGGCAGTGATAATGAAGGATAGGACTACTGGGCGAGCCCGTGGTTTTGGTTTTGTAGTTTTCTCAGACCCTGCAGTTGCTGACAGAGTTGTGTTGGATAAGCATATCATTGATGGTCGAACG GTGGAAGCGAAGAAAGCTGTTCCCAGAGACGATCAACAGAGTATAAATAGGGCCAATAACACCGGCCATGGATCACTCAATCAAGCTAGGACAAAGAAGATTTTTGTAGGTGGCTTAGCTTCTACCGTCACTGAGAGTGACTTTAGAAAATATTTTGAGCAATTTGGTACAATTACAGATGTTGTTGTGATGTATGATCATGGTACTCAGAGGCCTAGAGGATTTGGGTTCATTACTTTTGATTCAGAAGATGCAGTAGACAAGGTTTTGCAAAAAAATTTCCATGATCTTAATGGAAAAATGGTGGAGGTTAAGAAGGCAGTGCCAAAAGAGCTTTCTCCTAGTCCTGCTCGGACTCCCATTGGTGGATTTGGCGTAGGTGGAAATCGTGGTAGCAATTTTAGTATTGGGTATGGACAGCCATATAATTCAAGTCCTGCAGCTGGCTATGGGGTTAGGATGGACAATAGATACGGCCCTAACTCTGGAGGTAGAGGTGGATATCCTACCTTTGCAACTGCTGGCTATGGAATGAGTGCAACATTTGGACCTGGAATGAATCAGGGATATAATGGTGGCGGTTTTAGTAGCAATTTCAACTATGGCACAAGCCCAGGGGTCAACTATGGAGGAGCTTCAAGTGGGTATGGTGGTCCTGTTGGCCATGGTGGAAGCAGTGCGGGAAATGGAACATACACCAACACACAATCTGGAGGGAGGAGTATGTGGAGTCAAGGAAATTTGGGTTACAGCAGTCCTTCAAATTCCACTGGTTATATGGGTGTAGGGAGTGGGAATATGACTGGCTATGCAAGTGGGACAAGAGCTTGGGGTTCTTCTACCTCTGGCTCAGGTCAGGCGGCTGGCAGCAGTTCAAGCCTTGCCAGTGGAAGCTTTGGTTATGGAAATGTTGAAAATGGTTATGGTCCCAGTGCACTCGGTGCAGGAAGCTATGCAGGACGAAGCACTGGCTATGGAGTTGGGAATTTGACATATGGGTCATTTGGGTCAGCAACAGGTGGTTATGGAGGAGCTTATACTGATATGTATGGAAGCTCTGGGTATGGAGATACCACTTGGGGATCCAGGACAAATGACTCGGGAGGCACTTTGGCTGGTTATGGACTTGGTAGTACTGTTACAGATGGTCCTTCAAATGGTTCCACAAGTTATGTAGGAGGTTATGGAGATACGGGCAGACAAACACATAGAG GAGTTGCAGCATAG